TGCTAACATCATTAGCATGAAAGATCACGACTACCTCGCCTTAGATGGCTATTCGATGCATGTTTTCCTGACCGTATTGGAACAGGGGTCGCTTGCCAGTGCTGCCGATAAGTTGGGGATTACCAAAACGGTTATTGGTAATTGCCTCACCAAATTGCGCTCGGTATTTCATGACCCCTTATTTGTGCGTACCGGTGGGCAAGAAATTGTCGCTACGGCGCGTGCGGAAAGCCTCGGCGAACGAATGCGCTTGGTGTTGGCGGACATGCAGCAATTGACTGCCGAACAGGTGTTCAAACCCAAACAGACGGCGCTGCATTTCACCGTCGGCACGAACGATTTTCAGCGTGATCTGATCCTGCCAGAGCTGTACCGGCAAGTCGCCAGCGAAACCAAAGAATTTTCGTTGCGCACCCTGATTTCGGAATACCCGTCGCTGGAATTATTGCGCACTGGCAAAGCGGATTTGCTGCTATCGCCGGTTGCGCCGGAGGGGACAGACATTCTTTATAAACGCCTCTTCATTGATCAGCCGCGTTGTTTCTTTGATGGCAATGCACGTCAAGCCCCGCGCACCTTGGCAGATTTCCGCAATGCGCGTTACGTTGGCTTGAATTTGGTCGATGGGCAGCGCGTAGTGCCATTGGCGGCACCGATTGCGCGGGAATTGGAACAGCAAGTGGCGATTCGTGTCCCTAACTTTTCCGACATGGCGAGTTTTATGCGTGGCAGTGACTTGTTGGCGATTGCGCCGGGAATGTTGCGGATGGGAGCATTATCGGGATTTTCATCCAGCATTCCACCGTTCAATTTGCCGTCGGTATTTATGTTTATGCTGTGGCACAAGCGTCATCAAGGCGACCCCGCGCACCAGTGGGTACGCAATCAATTGGAAGCAGCCGTCAGCGGGGTGATGGAGCGGGTCAAGTTGGCAAAAGCTTGAGTGTTTTTCGCCAAGGGTTCACCCTCGGATAAGTGGTCGCTAAAAGTAGCTAATGGTACTTTACGTTAGAAATTTCTAATATTATAATTCTCTAAATTGAAATTTATCAAAAACGTAAAACTAACGCTAGGAAATACACACATGAAATTACACGCTATTGCTTTCGCCGCATTGATCGCTATCTCTGGTGCTGCTTCTGCTGAATTCTTTGACGGTTTCGACAACGGTTCTGCGGCAGGCAATACGTCTGGCAATGGCACTGGTTCAACGGCTGCTGACGCGACTGGCTACGGCACTGGTAAGGGTGATCTGAATGGCTGGGGTCGTGGTAAAGGTGATGCCGATGGTGAAGTGGATTTCAGCCTGACTTTCAAAGGCAAAGGCAAAACCAATCTGGATACCGACATGGCGGCTAATGGTAAAGGCAACGGTGACTGGTATACTGCGGGCAATGGTTATGGTTACACTGAACAAAACCGTAACTTCTCTGGCAATGCTTCTAGCAGCAAAGCAGGCAGCACCCCAATGGCTGCACCCATGATGCCCACTATGCCACAAGCGACTGCACCGGTTGCACCGACTGTAGCAAAGTAATTTTCAGCATTTACGCTGAATGAAAAGGCATCCTTCGGGGTGCCTTTTTGCGTTTTACCCGCCTCAAATTAGGAATGGATACGATGACACAAGCGATTGCCCGCATTGGTATTTTGACGATTTCCGACCGTGCCAGTCGCGGTGAATACGAAGACAAAGGCGGCCCGGCGATTCATGCGTGGTTTAGCCGCGTGTTGACCAGCCCGTGGGAAGCGGTGGCGCGGGTCATTCCTGATGAACAGCCTGACATTGAAGCGGCATTGCGTGAATTGAGTGATGTCGAAGGCTGTGGTTTGATCGTGACGACCGGCGGCACGGGGCCTGCGTTACGTGACGTGACGCCGGAAGCGACGGAAGCGGTGTGCAGTAAAATGATGCCCGGTTTCGGCGAGTTAATGCGCACGGCTTCGTTAAAGTTTGTGCCAACCGCCATTCTGTCACGGCAAACGGCGGGTATTCGCGGGCGCAGTTTGATCGTGAATTTGCCGGGTAAACCGTCGGCGATTGATGATTGCTTGCAAGCGGTATTCCCGGCAATTCCGTATTGCTTGGATTTGATCGAAGCGGCGTATCTGGAAGCTGACCCGGAACAGTGCAAAGCGTTTCGCCCCGCTCATGCCAAACCGCGTTGATTAGCCCGCTAATGCCAGCGTGTATAAACTGGTAATACCGTTCACGATAATCCCCAGCCCGCCTAAAATGGCTAAAGTGCCAACCCATGCAATGATGCCTTTGATGAAGGGTTCAATGCTAGTGCGGGCCGATTTTTTGCGGCGGCGCGTTGCTCTTTCTGTCTGTGCCATGAGGTGTTGCCTTATTGTTATTATTGATTAAGCCACTATAGCAAAGCTTGTATGAAGACATCCCAAACAGTCACGTCTCACAACCCAGCAACCAAGCCTCCAATTCCCGCACCGAGAAGCCCATTCCCGCAATGCTAAACGGTGCAAGATTGGCGAGATCCGCGTGCAAATCTGCCGCGAATTTCTCCCGATGTTCGGGCGGAATATGCGTTTCTGTATACGTTTGAATATGCGTTGCCAGCGCATCACTGTGCAGGAATTGCTGCACAATCGCGCGAATCAGTTCGCGTCGTGCGGGACGGTATTGCACACGCAACGGGTCGATGCCCATCGCCTCCACGGTGACACTGTACAATTTACACGAGCGTAAATACGAACTGACATACAGTTCTGCCAGCGGCGTGACATCATTGCGTTCATACGTCACCAGTACGGCACTGGCGTAATCATCCTTATCCATATCGTTAAACGACAGTGGCACAAGGTTGTGGCGTACCAGCGGAATATTGCACGCTAAGCGCGAAGTGCGTTTATTCACATCAATAAAAGCCTGCAAATAAGCAATGTGAACCAGCAGGAAAAAACTCTGCTCAAACGGGTCATGGATCGCTTGCGCTGTCGTGGTAATCGCGGTGAGTTGTTGTGCTAAACGGGTTTGATTGTCGATTGGCAGGTAGGTACTGGCAGAAATGCGCACGGAATCTTGCCGTATTTGCCCTGCTGCACCCGTCGTTACCAAACCATCTGCCAATAGGTAATGCAGGGAACGAATATTATCTTGCGTAATGTCGAGCCGCTGAATACCGTCCACTAAAAAACGGATTGCATCTTTGTGATTCAGCAGCATGATTTTTTCTGCATCCAGCTTATTGTCAGCCGCCATGCCTTCCAGTAGCAATTTTTGCGTATCCAGCAGCGAATACGTGTTGCCTTCCAGCCGCGAAGAGTTGTAGGACAAGTCAATCAATAAACGGTTGAAAATACGCTGGGCATACGTACCCGCCGGTAATTCCACGCGCAGTTGTTGCCCTTGTTGCAGCAAAATCTCGCGTTGTCTGGCAGTGAGGTAAAACGTTTGGTTGGGTTGGTAAGCCGCCAGCCATTCGGGGCGGTAGGTACAAGGTTCGCGG
The sequence above is drawn from the Thiothrix subterranea genome and encodes:
- a CDS encoding LysR family transcriptional regulator — protein: MKDHDYLALDGYSMHVFLTVLEQGSLASAADKLGITKTVIGNCLTKLRSVFHDPLFVRTGGQEIVATARAESLGERMRLVLADMQQLTAEQVFKPKQTALHFTVGTNDFQRDLILPELYRQVASETKEFSLRTLISEYPSLELLRTGKADLLLSPVAPEGTDILYKRLFIDQPRCFFDGNARQAPRTLADFRNARYVGLNLVDGQRVVPLAAPIARELEQQVAIRVPNFSDMASFMRGSDLLAIAPGMLRMGALSGFSSSIPPFNLPSVFMFMLWHKRHQGDPAHQWVRNQLEAAVSGVMERVKLAKA
- a CDS encoding sulfur globule family protein; this encodes MKLHAIAFAALIAISGAASAEFFDGFDNGSAAGNTSGNGTGSTAADATGYGTGKGDLNGWGRGKGDADGEVDFSLTFKGKGKTNLDTDMAANGKGNGDWYTAGNGYGYTEQNRNFSGNASSSKAGSTPMAAPMMPTMPQATAPVAPTVAK
- the mog gene encoding molybdopterin adenylyltransferase, with the protein product MTQAIARIGILTISDRASRGEYEDKGGPAIHAWFSRVLTSPWEAVARVIPDEQPDIEAALRELSDVEGCGLIVTTGGTGPALRDVTPEATEAVCSKMMPGFGELMRTASLKFVPTAILSRQTAGIRGRSLIVNLPGKPSAIDDCLQAVFPAIPYCLDLIEAAYLEADPEQCKAFRPAHAKPR
- a CDS encoding Fic family protein gives rise to the protein MTDNTERLLKILKKLDKPAAISEILPHLDITERTLHRWLAQAVTSGQVQASGTKRGRRYTVAEMAETNLHPYFSATALQLLHQIRQPLITREPCTYRPEWLAAYQPNQTFYLTARQREILLQQGQQLRVELPAGTYAQRIFNRLLIDLSYNSSRLEGNTYSLLDTQKLLLEGMAADNKLDAEKIMLLNHKDAIRFLVDGIQRLDITQDNIRSLHYLLADGLVTTGAAGQIRQDSVRISASTYLPIDNQTRLAQQLTAITTTAQAIHDPFEQSFFLLVHIAYLQAFIDVNKRTSRLACNIPLVRHNLVPLSFNDMDKDDYASAVLVTYERNDVTPLAELYVSSYLRSCKLYSVTVEAMGIDPLRVQYRPARRELIRAIVQQFLHSDALATHIQTYTETHIPPEHREKFAADLHADLANLAPFSIAGMGFSVRELEAWLLGCET